The Plasmodium berghei ANKA genome assembly, chromosome: 12 region acttaaaaattatttaaaaaaaaaaaatgaatacttgataagaattatatatatatatatatatatatgtaaatcattttgttattttatatttttttatttcgcTTAAAAGTTTTTTGGCTTCCGCATTGTTTTGAAAATGATTTCTCACTGGCTGTAACAtcttattaatatatgatgCGACATTGTCTTTTAAGTCCAATGGGTGTATATCTCCACAAATGTAATCTTTTTCCATTTCTTCAATCGTTGTATATAGTTTGTCtcctaaaaataaattatgaatGAATATGTAtccatttatataaaaatcaaatattCAAATGTAAAgcattaataattattgtaaattttgttaatatatttacctccatttttttcttttctaattaaattaaattctttataatgtggataaattataatctttgcatatgcaaaaataggattattttcaattatatttgGAGGGCAATAgccttttttaatttttctattaacATCTGCTTCATTATCATCCATAAAAATTGCTGAATTTTCGTCAGATTTTGACATTTTTTCTTGTCCTTCTAATAAACCTGGTAACATTCCATGCGACAAGATAACaggttttttttttattttttttatatcacaATACTCTCTGGCTAGCATATTTACTTTTCTTTGATCTATTCCTAATTGGCAAATGTCAacatttaaaaagaaaatatcaGCACATTGCATACATggatataaaatttgaGAACAATAATTATCTTCCCCTTCAGTTCTACCCATTATAGTTAAACATCTTTTAAttctattaatattaaaactTCTTGATATATCAATAACAGTAGACCAGTATTTATCAgggtttttatttatttcatcacTTGCCCACATAAATTGAACATTTTCCATATTCATACCACAACTTTTCCATACttcaataaaatattgtccaactttttttattttatttaaatcgccagacattttattattaagtTGAGCAAACCAATCAGCAATCCAAAAGATGAAGGTACATCCATTGTTCGTTAGTGTATTTACGATGTGACTTTTTAATAAtcctaaaaataaagaggaaaatatataattttttttttaattgtataataataaaataattcatttatatctcattcatcattattttctttatttgacATGTTCAATGGCATATTATTCAGttagctattttttttttttttttttttttaccttGAGCTATGTGCATGCGTCCAGATGGTTCGAAGCCATCATAACAAATTAGTTTTCTTTTTTGCAAAAGTTTTAGTTTTAATTCTTCAGGTTGGATACATTCAGAAGCAATGGacattatttcattatatcttttttctACATTTTCATCATGTATTTCTTGTGATATTTTCACTTCAGCTTCATTATCTtcctttttaatattaatagtttccatttgtttataaaaaaaatatttacttTGATGGCTAGccaaattgaaaaatattctcGTATTCAGAATTTTTAGCATCCAGCTTTTCGCTCAGTTTGCTCAGCTCACTTTGcctatttttaaaatagttaaaatTGGAGAACTAAACTAATATATTCTCCtaagaattatatatttattttatcaaaaaattttaagtGTATTTCCTCTTTTCATCAATCTCccatttaaataaaatggcGAGGTGAAACAGATTATATACTAAATGATAATAGGAaaagttttatttaaaaaaatattataaggctgttcaaaaaaaaaaaatgatagcAAAATAACGAATAAGTATAAATAAGCAGactaaaataaaataaaataaatcgcgataaaaatataaataacaatgcatataaaaaataatatatttactaaTTATGCAATATTGCCTAAACGACAGTGTggaatttatatatgaacacaaaataatgtatatgcattattataattatattttgaaaaaaaatataaaacaagatggtattatttattaagtGGGATATACTAATGCATATCAACGCaacttgaaaaaaaataaaaaataaaatgcgcacaaaaaaaggaaatgaATGTGgactttattttattcacaaaaaatgaataaatgaaaaaactGAAAATATCCTATTGATCTTGATAAATCATGAGCATATTAAGATGAAAATTTATGcataaagaatataaaattttttttaattatttttaaaacttaaaaaaaattcaaatacaaaaaaaaaaaaaaatataagttttAATGATAAATGTATAGCAAATGGTATATTATAGTAATAAATTGCATagattattttgttttgtaaaattgtattaaattttcaaataattgaACAAGTTAGCTAAtaatactatatatttattcgcTCTAacaattcaaaaaaaaaaaaatttaatatacaaaataagtgtgtgtatatatattacacaTAAATGTTTTGAAGTATAaccattttaatatttatttttttgtctgCGAAAATGAGTAATATCGAAGCTACAATTATTTGCATAGATAACAGCGATTATAATATGAACGAAGATATCGTTCCAAATCGGTTTATGTCCCAGGTAACCAAAAGCTTCCATTTGTGgcttttctttatttatttatttcccattgtaaaacatattaatatctttttct contains the following coding sequences:
- a CDS encoding tyrosine--tRNA ligase, putative; amino-acid sequence: METINIKKEDNEAEVKISQEIHDENVEKRYNEIMSIASECIQPEELKLKLLQKRKLICYDGFEPSGRMHIAQGLLKSHIVNTLTNNGCTFIFWIADWFAQLNNKMSGDLNKIKKVGQYFIEVWKSCGMNMENVQFMWASDEINKNPDKYWSTVIDISRSFNINRIKRCLTIMGRTEGEDNYCSQILYPCMQCADIFFLNVDICQLGIDQRKVNMLAREYCDIKKIKKKPVILSHGMLPGLLEGQEKMSKSDENSAIFMDDNEADVNRKIKKGYCPPNIIENNPIFAYAKIIIYPHYKEFNLIRKEKNGGDKLYTTIEEMEKDYICGDIHPLDLKDNVASYINKMLQPVRNHFQNNAEAKKLLSEIKKYKITK